The DNA segment GGCAAGCATCGCGATAGTGCCAAGTGCTGCCACGGTAAAGAAAGTAGTGTGCCAGCCGAATTGTAAGCTGACCCATGTACCCGCTGGAACGCCAAGAACGTTAGCGAGTGTTAAGCCTGCGAACATTTGGCCAACGGCACGACCTGCCATTTTTTCAGACACTAAGTTGGTTGCAACAACCGCACCGATACCATAAAAAGGGCCTTGCACTAAACCTGCGATAACACGGCTGGCAAGTAGAAGTGGGTAGCTAGGAGCAAGGGCTGATAAGACATTACCGATGATGAACAGTGCCATTAAGCCAATAAGCACCATCTTCTTGTTAAAGCGAGCAAGGTAGATGGTTAAGATCGGTCCACCGATAACGATAGCCAACGCGTAAGCACTGATAAGGTAGCCAGCTTGGCCTTCTGTGATTGAAAGTGATGTGGCGATCTGTGGAAGAATGCCTGCGATAACAAACTCAGCCGTGCCGATTGCAAATGCAGCGAGTGTCAGTATCCAAACTTGGAATGGAATCTTTTCTTTATGGGTAGTTTCTTTATGGATAGTTTCTTGGTTGACGGTTTCTTGTTTCATGATGATCTACCTATGTAAATTCTTGTTTGTTAGGACGTGAGATACACGCCCTAACGATTGTTCTTTATGTCTTTGCTTCTTTGCTTCTTTGCGGAGTGTTAGCCGAGTAGAGCGCCGCCATCGATGTCGATGATTGACCCTGTGACGTATGGGTTATTAATTGCGAACAGGTAACCCATGGCTATCTCTGAAGGCTCGCCAACCTTACCTGCGGGTAGGTTGTTTTTGGCGTTGTCGTACATGTTTGCACGAGCGGAATCGTCCATGTTTTTGTAGGCTTCTGTCATGGTCAGGCCGGGGCTAACTGCATTGACTCGAATGGGGGATAGCTCTTTCGCCAGTATTTTGGTTACGCTTTCTAGTGCGGCGTTGATGGCGGTTTTTACGTAAGTGCCTGCCACAACCTTGCGTGACAACATGCCAGTTGTGAAGGTGATAGACCCGTTTGGTGTCATGTAACGAGCGGCATGTTTGGCTACGTTTAAGCTGCCCCAAAACTTAGTGTTAAAAGCTGTCTTAGCGTCTGCGGTTGCTACGTCTGTTACTTTTCCTGCGGGAGCGGATGAGCCAGCGGTTACGACTAAGTGGTCAAACACGCCAATCGATTCGAAGTATTCACAAATCGACTTTTCATCGGTGATATCAACGCCTGTGTGTCGGCTGGCAATATGTACCGTGTTGTTCTCGTTTCTTAGTTGCATCGCTAGTGCTTTGCCGATACCTGATGTGCCACCAATGATGACGAAAGTGTGTTTCTCTTGTTTAGTCGATTCGTTAGTCATGCTCTGAATTCCTGCGTTGTTCTGTTGATGTTTGCCATTATATTTATTCGACTAAATTTGATAATTGGTTAAAATATAAATTCATTATTCGGTTAATCTGAATAGTGTGACTGAGTATTCAAATCGAGCATTAAGATCGAGAAGTAAGACGAAGAGGTGGAAGCGAGAATCGTATGGATAAGTTTTCAGATATGGCGATGTTCGTCAGTATTGTTAAGCATCACGGGTTAGCGGCGGCGGGGCGAGAGTTAGGGCTTTCTCCTGCGACCATGACAGCAAGGCTTCAGGCGTTGGAAGAGCGTTATGGTGTGAAGCTGCTGAATCGAAGCACAAGACATGTGTCTTTAACTGACTCTGGGGAGCTGTATCACAAGGCGTGTCTGGAGATATTGGATAACGTCAGTGAGGCCGAAAATCTGATTCAAAATGGCGTCAAAGAGGTCAAAGGCTCGTTAAAAATCGCCGCGCCAAAAGACATCGGAAAACAGTACATTCTTCCTATTCTTTCGGAATTTTGTCAGCAGTATCCGGACGTTATTCCTTACCTATATTTGAACGATAACCTCTCGAACATTGCCGAATCTGGCATGGATATCGTGATTCGTTATGGTGAACTGGTCGACAGTAGTTTGATATCCAGACGTTTGTCGCCAAGCCGCCGTGTGCTGTGTGCTTCCCCTGAATACCTCGCTAAACATGGAACACCGTTAACACCACAAGACTTGGTTGAGCACGACTGCTTGGCGATGCTGCGCAGTAATGAAGAGCTCAAGACATGGCACTTCCAAGATAATGATATGAAGAAGTCGGTGACGGTTGTGCCGAAGCGATTTTCAGATGATGGTGAAGTGATTCGGTACTGGGCATTAAAAGGTGAGGGTATTGCGCTTAAATCGGTGCTGGATGTACAAGACGACATCAATAACCAACGCCTTGTGACTCTGCTTAATGGCTACATGAAAAACTTCAATACCGCGATGTCGGTGTCGAGTGCCGACTTGAATGTGGTGTACATCAGCAAGAAATATCAGCCGAAGCGTATCCGACTGTTTTTGGATTATCTTCTTGAGCACTTCAGTGGTTTGGTCGAGAGGTCAGGCTGAGAACAATTATTGTTAATTTATCAATAGTGAAGCCCCAATGATGGCCAGCTTTGTCTGGCGGCAAATGTTTATGATGAGAGGTCTGTCAGTGAAAAGACCTCTTCATCGTAGATGACACCATTCTTCTCTGTTCGTCACGCGATCGTGTTTCATCCACATTGAACACAGTAGCGCATGTATGCCCCCTTTTAACCGCTGAAAATTGAAGTTGGAAGGAAAGGTCAAGTTGTCTTCTCTCAAGTTTAGGTGAGAGATCGCCCTGCTTTATAAAATATTAATAATCAATATGTTAGTAAGGCAGCCTTTGAATCGTTATTTGAGCTTTTTATGATTTAAAGCGTATGTAATTACTTAGGTTTATCAATCCCCTCATCCAGAACCTAAATAAATCACGATATCAAATAAATTCGCGTAGCTCTCTTTTTCTACCCAACTGGTCATTTGTTGTCTTTTTTATCTATTTAACCCTCTAATATTTATCAGTTTTTTATTTTTCGACGCCTTTCCTATCAATGGTGCATCTCTCACAGAATTAAAATACATAAGCCAATAGTTGTGACATCGAATTTGAGATAGATTCTCGTTTGGGAACATTCCCGCTAATAAATATAATAATGGAGAAATATAATGAAAAACGTTCTTGGCTTCGTGACCCTTCTTGCTGCTTCTTTTGTTCACGCCGAAGACGCTATAACTTTCCCAACTCAACAAGCTACTGAGGTGAATGAGGCGATTGTCTTTCCGACCGTTCAGCATCCAATCGCGTTAGTTGGTGGGTACGAAATAGAAAATGGTATTTTGCATTCTCGCACTTACGATTGCGGAATTAATATCAGTGATCTAAACCTATCGGCACAACTTGTCTGGGAGGGGGCGACACCGAAAGTGATGATTGTTGGGGATGATCTAATTATGTGTCGTTCACTGGCTAATAGTCCGTTTGAGTTAGACATCAACCCGGTATTAAATCAGCTTCCGAATCACGACCTATATCGTTTAGAACTCGCGAATCATGTCATCTTTAACCGATAGTTTAAGGAGAAAACATGACCTGTCATTATGTAAATGAGAGTGAAAGTGAGGTCGGTGCTAGCACCGGCCCCACGCGGGCCAAAGTTGCCATTTTCGGTGCTGGGATTTCTGGCTTAGCAGTGGCTCATAATTGTGTAAAACAAGGCTTCGATGTGGCTGTTTACGATAAGGAGCTCTACACCGGAGGAAAATGTGTCGGAACGGTGGATGAGGGAGGCGTGGTTCATGAGCTTACTCATCGACAGTTTTTCGCCAAAAACTACAACTTGATAAACTTCCTTAAAGAGGTTCCTAGTGAGTCTGGCAATTGTTTAGATTCACTATATCCCCAGAATATGGTTCAGTTTTCTTGGGCGCAAAATAATAAGACGATACAGTTTCAACGCGGGTACTTTTCCCGTTTTGAAAAGCTATGGGACGACGCAAAGTCTGCTTATTCAATGCTTTATGCTCAAGTACCCATAAAGGACACGCTTTGGTTCAAGCAAAGGCTACAGAAACCGTATTCTATGGAGGAGTTGCTGGGGGTTCCTGTTAGTGAGTTTTTTGCTTATGAGTCTAGGCCTAGACTTGCCGATTTCCTTCGTTCGGTCTTATTAGGTTGGATTGGAGCTACCGATGATACGCCAGCATTGGCAATTTTGGATTTGCTCAACAATAAAGATGGAGGACTGCATGCCTCTGCCCCCGACGCGTACAGTTTGGGAATGAAAGAACCGATTAGTGATGCGCTTATTAATCCGTTGACTCACCATCTTAAAAAGCAAGGCGTTAAATTTCACTTAGGCTACAAAGTCAAAGCCATTTATCCCAATAAAAAACGAACTCGGATTGATAGTGTGCAGCTACATAATGATTGTCGTGTCTTAGCTGATTATTACGTCTTCGCGCTTCCCGCTCACGTTATCAAATCTTTATTCTCAGAGATCAGTTCAGTATTAAATTATGAGTATGTACTGAGCCACGGGTTTCAGTTCTATTTCTCTCAAGTCCCTTCGGTATTGAAGAATAGGACGGTGGGATTAGTTCTCGATTCTCCTTGGGGATTGAGTTATCACGTGACGACTCGAAGTACGTCTGAAGGAGAGGTGACATGCCTATCGGTAACAGCGACCGATCTTGATAAGGCGCTCGGCCTCCTTTACCAAAAGCCGATGTTGTCTTGTACAGAGAAGCAGGTAAAAGATGAATTACTGTTCCAGCTTTTTGGGCAATTAGATTTACTCGATCATTCTGCTTATCAAGGTTTCAGAGTTGGCCTTGGTGCGAAAATGGTGACACCTCAAGAATTGGAAACCTTATATTCTGATTACTTTTGTGGTGATGTGGTGACCAATGAGCGTGGGCAATCCCGTTATTGGATCCTGCAACACGCATTAACTCAGCCAACAGCTCAGAATTCGCTATCAACAACGATGAATAACTTTTCTAACGTCTTTTTTAGCGGTGAGTATCTGTCTGATCCAAGACAAACTTGGCGAGTCCCCGTCACGCTGGAACGATGCATTGAAACTGCCAATCTATGTGCTGCAGATCTGGTTGAGCGTGTCTCTTCTGAACGCGAGGAGCGTCGATGAAATCAAGTGTCTATTCACCTTTATCATCCGGGCTATTTTTACTTATTTTCCTAGTGTACGGCAGTGGCTTCTATCTGCTTGTGCAAAGCTCGATTTGGCTTGCACTAGCTCTGACTTTAGTTTTGCCTGTGTTGTTCTGGCCGTTGACAAAACCAGTCGAAAACGCCAGTGAGATAAAGCGAATCCTTGGTCTCGAAATGGGGTTTAACCTACTGTGTTTTATGGTGGTGAGTCAGTGGGTGAGTGTCGAGTATGTCGATAAAGGTTTGGTCGTGTTTTTTGGCGTCCAGTCTGTTGGTTTTGTATTGGTGCAACTCAAAAAACAGGCCTACCTGTCGATGTTTATCTCGATGGTGCTTACGGCGACAATTGCGTATTGGGTATATACGGGTGAACAAACCTTGCTGTTAGGAGAGGGCAAGATTCTCTTATTTGGTGAAGTGGTTCCTTGGCAATTAAAAGTGATTTATGGCTTTTGGTTAATTCAATTGCTGTTGGTGGAGTATCGCTCAGTTTTGCCGAAACTTACTCTCGCTATCTGCCATATTGCATCCTTTATGATAGCGATGGGTGCGGAGGATTTTTTCCATGCTCGTATCGTGACAGCCTGCCACCTTCTGTTTCTCAGCTTATGTTTCGATTTTAAGCGTTTAGATTGGGGAGGGAGGGACTTTGCTGTATCAAATCGATTGAGCGGATTTATTCAATTGCCAATAATTAGTAAGACGCTCTCTGGACTGATTCTGGGTGTCGTTGTTATCACTTATCTCGGAATTTTCTTTATGTAAATTGGTTCCGTTTTTCAATATGGAATGACGTGGGTGTTTAACTTGCCTCAAACTCTCCACGCCATTCCGAGGCACCTCTCTCAACCCATGACGTATCTCTCGAACTCAACACCCGGCTACGGACAGAGAACATTGAACTGGTTATGATACGACCAACATAAGGATGTGATTGGAGATAGAAATGAAAGTCGTCGGTAACACGGTTATCAAACCTTTTCACAAGGCAACCTGCCATTGTGGTGCAGTTGAATTAGAGCTCAGCTTACCTAACGGGATAGAAAAACCACGTCGTTGTGATTGTTCTATTTGCCGTCGTAGAGGGGCGATTGTGGGCTCTGTTGCGCTGGATGGCATCAAGATCCTCAAAGGTGCGGAGCATCTTAAGCTTTATCAATTCAATACCAACACCGCGAAGCATTACTTCTGCTCAAACTGCGGTATCTATACCCATCACCAACGCCGCTCAAGTCCAAATGAATACGGTTTTAACATCGGTTGCTTGGAAGGGGTGAACCCGTTTGATATTGGCGATGTGGTGACCAATGATGGCGTTAATCACCCTGCTGATCGCTAAGTCGTTACACAATATAAAAGGGATTAATTATGTCTGAATATGGAGCGGTCATTCGCTGGCAAAAAGCGGAAGATGAAGCCTTTAGCGACAACCAATACAGTCGCGGTCATACGTGGGAGTTCGATGGTGGTGTCACTGTACCTGCTTCGTCTTCTCCTCATGTTGTGCCACTGCCGTTTTCGGTGGAAGCGAATGTTGACCCGGAAGAAGCCTTTATCGCGGCACTTTCTAGCTGCCATATGCTGACGTTTTTGGGCATTGCTGCAAAGCAGAAGTACGTGATCGACTCTTACGTGGATGATGCGATTGGTGTACTGGAAGAAGATGAATCCGGTCGCTCATCTGTCACTAAGGTGACTCTGCGACCTGACATTGTGTTTTCGGGCATTAAGATACCAACTGCTAAACAACTCGACAAACTGCATCATTTGGCGCACAAAAACTGCTTTATCGCGAACTCGGTCAAGACTGAGATAAAGGTCGAGATGCGAGATTAATTTAAATTAGTCACAAGATTTCTTTGGAAGCTTCGTCTTTTGAGCCTTGTCATCGTCTTAAGGGTATTCAGGCAATCCAGTTGATTGCAAAAGAACCAAGCACACTATTTGAGGAACCCTCCATGACAGCGTTTAACAGTGCATCGAATTACGGTGAACATGCGTTTATCAAAAGCAAACCAGAGATGCTAGAGAGCATTTACAATACTGTCGATGTATTTCCTTACTGGGTAGCCGACATGGATTTTCAGGTAGCCGAACCGATCACTCAAGAGCTGAGTCGTTTGGTTGAGCGTGGAGTGTACTCGTATGAGTTCAATGAACAGGCGGTGTT comes from the Vibrio splendidus genome and includes:
- a CDS encoding NAD(P)-binding protein — protein: MTCHYVNESESEVGASTGPTRAKVAIFGAGISGLAVAHNCVKQGFDVAVYDKELYTGGKCVGTVDEGGVVHELTHRQFFAKNYNLINFLKEVPSESGNCLDSLYPQNMVQFSWAQNNKTIQFQRGYFSRFEKLWDDAKSAYSMLYAQVPIKDTLWFKQRLQKPYSMEELLGVPVSEFFAYESRPRLADFLRSVLLGWIGATDDTPALAILDLLNNKDGGLHASAPDAYSLGMKEPISDALINPLTHHLKKQGVKFHLGYKVKAIYPNKKRTRIDSVQLHNDCRVLADYYVFALPAHVIKSLFSEISSVLNYEYVLSHGFQFYFSQVPSVLKNRTVGLVLDSPWGLSYHVTTRSTSEGEVTCLSVTATDLDKALGLLYQKPMLSCTEKQVKDELLFQLFGQLDLLDHSAYQGFRVGLGAKMVTPQELETLYSDYFCGDVVTNERGQSRYWILQHALTQPTAQNSLSTTMNNFSNVFFSGEYLSDPRQTWRVPVTLERCIETANLCAADLVERVSSEREERR
- a CDS encoding LysR family transcriptional regulator — translated: MDKFSDMAMFVSIVKHHGLAAAGRELGLSPATMTARLQALEERYGVKLLNRSTRHVSLTDSGELYHKACLEILDNVSEAENLIQNGVKEVKGSLKIAAPKDIGKQYILPILSEFCQQYPDVIPYLYLNDNLSNIAESGMDIVIRYGELVDSSLISRRLSPSRRVLCASPEYLAKHGTPLTPQDLVEHDCLAMLRSNEELKTWHFQDNDMKKSVTVVPKRFSDDGEVIRYWALKGEGIALKSVLDVQDDINNQRLVTLLNGYMKNFNTAMSVSSADLNVVYISKKYQPKRIRLFLDYLLEHFSGLVERSG
- a CDS encoding GFA family protein, with the protein product MKVVGNTVIKPFHKATCHCGAVELELSLPNGIEKPRRCDCSICRRRGAIVGSVALDGIKILKGAEHLKLYQFNTNTAKHYFCSNCGIYTHHQRRSSPNEYGFNIGCLEGVNPFDIGDVVTNDGVNHPADR
- a CDS encoding OsmC family protein; amino-acid sequence: MSEYGAVIRWQKAEDEAFSDNQYSRGHTWEFDGGVTVPASSSPHVVPLPFSVEANVDPEEAFIAALSSCHMLTFLGIAAKQKYVIDSYVDDAIGVLEEDESGRSSVTKVTLRPDIVFSGIKIPTAKQLDKLHHLAHKNCFIANSVKTEIKVEMRD
- a CDS encoding SDR family oxidoreductase, which produces MTNESTKQEKHTFVIIGGTSGIGKALAMQLRNENNTVHIASRHTGVDITDEKSICEYFESIGVFDHLVVTAGSSAPAGKVTDVATADAKTAFNTKFWGSLNVAKHAARYMTPNGSITFTTGMLSRKVVAGTYVKTAINAALESVTKILAKELSPIRVNAVSPGLTMTEAYKNMDDSARANMYDNAKNNLPAGKVGEPSEIAMGYLFAINNPYVTGSIIDIDGGALLG